From Musa acuminata AAA Group cultivar baxijiao chromosome BXJ3-8, Cavendish_Baxijiao_AAA, whole genome shotgun sequence, one genomic window encodes:
- the LOC135644053 gene encoding probable ribose-5-phosphate isomerase 3, chloroplastic gives MAASSLIHPSSSPLLLRRRALLVRRRPAVAPIRALSVPAALAQDDLKKLAAVRAVEYVSSGMVLGLGTGSTAAFVVAEIGALLSSGKLSDIVGVPTSKRTYEQALSLGIPLSTLDAHPRIDLAIDGADEVDPDLNLVKGRGGALLREKMVEAASDKFVVVADETKLVTGLGGSGLAMPVEVVQFCWKYNQIRLQELFEGEGCEAKLRLDGNGKPYVTDNSNYIVDLYFKTPIKDATAAGKEISSFEGVVEHGLFLDMATAVIIAGKDGVTVTAK, from the exons ATGGCGGCCTCTTCCCTCATCCACCCATCTTCCTCCCCTCTCCTCCTTCGCCGTCGTGCCCTCCTCGTACGCCGCCGGCCTGCCGTGGCCCCCATCCGAGCCCTCTCAGTCCCCGCCGCCCTCGCCCAGGACGACCTCAAAAAGCTTGCCGCCGTCAGGGCCGTCGAGTACGTCAGCAGCGGCATGGTCCTCGGCCTCGGGACCGGCTCCACCGCCGCCTTCGTGGTCGCCGAGATCGGGGCCCTCCTCTCCTCTGGCAAGCTCAGCGACATCGTCGGCGTGCCGACGTCCAAGCGCACCTATGAGCAGGCTCTGTCCCTGGGGATCCCGCTCTCCACTCTCGATGCCCACCCGCGGATCGATCTCGCGATCGACGGCGCCGATGAG GTTGATCCAGATCTTAATCTTGTAAAAGGACGCGGAGGGGCTCTGCTTCGTGAGAAGATGGTTGAGGCAGCATCTGATAAGTTTGTTGTGGTGGCGGACGAGACAAAACTTGTTACTGGATTGGGTGGAAGTGGACTAGCAATGCCAGTGGAAGTAGTGCAGTTCTGCTGGAAGTATAACCAGATAAGGTTGCAGGAATTATTCGAAGGAGAAGGATGTGAAGCTAAGCTTCGGTTGGATGGTAATGGCAAGCCTTATGTGACGGATAATTCAAACTATATCGTCGATTTATACTTCAAGACACCTATTAAAGATGCAACAGCAGCAGGAAAAGAGATTTCATCATTTGAAGGGGTTGTAGAGCATGGGTTGTTTTTGGACATGGCAACCGCTGTTATAATTGCAGGGAAGGATGGGGTGACTGTGACCGCAAAATAA